In Cellvibrio polysaccharolyticus, a genomic segment contains:
- a CDS encoding DUF3450 domain-containing protein — MKNQRLKAVALSTVLSAGALMGSVAQADQTLDAILKVGQTKTTVAQESQKRIDRLAQETDDLVQQFKHQNRLIADLRMYNSQLEKQVAAQTQVLQELEGSVDQVTVIERQIQPLIVRMLDGLEQFVKLDKPFRLSERNERLEMLRANQDRADISVSEKFRQVLEAYKIESEYGRFLDTYNDTLSIDGQDREVSVLQVGRLALIYQTSDANTAGVWDATQNQWVSLDGSYRTAILKGFRIARKQVSLDTIVVPVQAPEAAR, encoded by the coding sequence ATGAAAAATCAGCGATTGAAAGCCGTGGCGCTGTCCACTGTGCTTTCTGCCGGCGCGCTAATGGGTAGCGTTGCTCAGGCAGATCAAACCTTGGACGCTATTCTCAAGGTTGGCCAAACCAAAACTACCGTGGCCCAGGAATCTCAAAAAAGAATAGACAGGCTGGCTCAGGAAACTGACGACCTGGTTCAGCAATTCAAGCATCAGAATCGTTTGATCGCCGATTTGCGTATGTACAATTCCCAACTGGAAAAACAAGTTGCCGCACAGACCCAGGTTCTGCAAGAACTGGAAGGATCTGTTGACCAGGTAACTGTTATCGAGCGTCAAATTCAGCCGCTGATCGTGCGTATGCTGGATGGTCTTGAGCAGTTCGTGAAACTGGACAAGCCTTTCCGTCTGAGCGAGCGTAATGAGCGTCTGGAAATGCTGCGCGCCAACCAGGACCGTGCTGATATCTCTGTATCAGAGAAATTCCGTCAGGTACTGGAAGCGTACAAAATCGAATCCGAATACGGTCGTTTCCTCGACACTTACAACGATACTCTGAGCATTGATGGTCAGGATCGTGAAGTGAGCGTGCTGCAAGTAGGTCGTCTGGCTCTGATTTACCAGACCAGTGACGCAAACACAGCTGGTGTTTGGGATGCTACCCAAAACCAGTGGGTTTCTCTGGATGGTTCCTACCGCACCGCCATTCTCAAAGGTTTCCGTATTGCACGTAAACAAGTCTCGCTGGATACCATCGTGGTTCCTGTTCAGGCTCCGGAGGCAGCAAGATGA
- a CDS encoding MotA/TolQ/ExbB proton channel family protein produces MKMKFVKSCMAVIAAGLLSSSFAMAQEEKAASLDQLLDMVKKSQVAETAEFRQREAEFARDKANQANVLNQAKATRQAEENRSDTLEKAFADQELLVNQKRAQLNERLGSMKELFGHLTSTAGDLRVTTQNSLVSAQIPNRGDFLSELIEKMNSNTRLPSIAEIERLWYEVQRELVESGRVVKFNAEVIKTNGEAHEQEVVRVGVWNLISDGKYLRYIPDTGKIEELSRQPDSALLKTARDLQAASSGYVAFSIDPTGPSGGTLLAALVNKATLVEQFHQGQTVGYVITVVGIVGLLIALWKSLVIFSINRGVSVQLKSNKPNINNPLGRVLKVAEDNPNVDTETLELKLEEAVLKERPRIESGLNVIKIIAAIAPLIGLLGTVTGMIQTFQAITMFGAGDPKNMADGISAALVTTVQGLCVAIPMVILHTILNGRAKRIIHVLDEQSTGIIAENAERTHK; encoded by the coding sequence ATGAAAATGAAGTTTGTTAAGAGCTGCATGGCTGTAATTGCAGCAGGTTTGTTAAGCAGCAGTTTTGCAATGGCTCAGGAAGAAAAAGCAGCTTCTCTGGACCAGTTGCTCGATATGGTTAAAAAGTCACAAGTTGCTGAAACCGCGGAATTCCGTCAGCGTGAAGCAGAATTTGCTCGTGACAAAGCCAACCAGGCCAATGTACTGAACCAGGCTAAAGCTACCCGTCAGGCTGAAGAAAACCGTTCTGACACGCTGGAAAAAGCTTTTGCCGACCAGGAGCTGCTGGTAAACCAGAAACGCGCCCAGTTGAATGAGCGTCTGGGTTCCATGAAAGAATTGTTCGGTCACCTGACTTCTACCGCTGGCGACCTGCGTGTTACTACCCAGAACTCTCTGGTTAGTGCCCAGATCCCGAACCGCGGTGACTTCCTGAGCGAGCTCATCGAAAAAATGAACAGCAATACCCGTCTGCCATCAATCGCCGAGATTGAGCGTCTGTGGTACGAAGTTCAGCGCGAACTGGTTGAAAGTGGCCGTGTGGTCAAGTTCAACGCCGAGGTTATTAAAACCAACGGTGAAGCGCATGAGCAGGAAGTTGTTCGTGTTGGTGTATGGAACCTGATTTCTGATGGTAAATACCTGCGCTATATTCCGGACACCGGCAAAATCGAAGAGCTGTCCCGTCAGCCGGATAGTGCTTTGCTGAAAACTGCTCGTGATCTGCAAGCTGCAAGCTCAGGTTATGTTGCTTTCAGTATTGACCCGACTGGCCCGAGCGGCGGTACACTGCTGGCTGCCTTGGTTAACAAAGCTACTTTGGTTGAGCAGTTCCACCAGGGTCAAACGGTTGGTTACGTAATTACTGTAGTAGGTATTGTTGGTCTGCTTATCGCCCTGTGGAAATCCTTGGTAATTTTCAGCATCAACCGTGGTGTATCCGTACAGCTGAAGTCTAACAAGCCAAACATCAACAACCCGCTGGGTCGTGTGTTAAAAGTGGCTGAAGACAACCCGAACGTAGATACCGAAACGTTGGAGCTGAAACTTGAAGAAGCGGTTCTGAAAGAGCGTCCGCGTATCGAGTCCGGTCTGAACGTAATCAAGATCATCGCCGCTATTGCTCCGCTGATCGGTCTGTTGGGTACCGTAACCGGTATGATCCAGACCTTCCAGGCAATCACCATGTTTGGTGCCGGTGATCCGAAGAACATGGCCGATGGTATCTCTGCAGCATTGGTTACTACTGTACAGGGTCTGTGTGTGGCCATTCCTATGGTTATTCTGCACACCATCCTCAACGGTCGTGCCAAGCGCATCATTCACGTACTGGATGAGCAGAGCACCGGTATTATCGCCGAAAATGCAGAACGCACTCATAAGTAG
- a CDS encoding MotA/TolQ/ExbB proton channel family protein, protein MQAIMDAFAAILAFMELGGFLMPWIAALTFVMWTLAFERIWYFKGALKGDVQKSLDQWESRPERKSWYAHQIRQGMVSKMSDKIYQNMDLIAALVAICPLMGLLGTVTGMIEVFSVLANTGGGDAKQMAGGVSKATIPTMAGMVAALSGVFVNIYLERLAQSENRLFASHLTMDH, encoded by the coding sequence ATGCAGGCAATAATGGACGCATTTGCAGCCATTCTCGCCTTTATGGAGCTGGGTGGCTTTCTGATGCCATGGATCGCCGCCCTGACCTTTGTAATGTGGACTCTGGCTTTCGAGCGGATCTGGTATTTCAAAGGCGCTCTAAAAGGTGATGTACAGAAATCTCTCGATCAGTGGGAGTCTCGTCCGGAGCGCAAGTCATGGTACGCGCATCAAATCCGGCAAGGCATGGTTTCGAAAATGTCTGACAAAATTTATCAGAACATGGACCTGATTGCTGCGTTGGTAGCAATCTGTCCTCTGATGGGATTGCTGGGCACCGTAACCGGGATGATCGAAGTATTCAGTGTTTTGGCCAATACTGGTGGCGGTGACGCGAAACAAATGGCGGGCGGGGTGTCTAAAGCTACAATCCCGACAATGGCTGGCATGGTTGCGGCGCTTTCAGGGGTGTTTGTAAACATCTATCTGGAGCGTCTGGCCCAAAGCGAAAACCGTTTGTTTGCAAGTCATCTGACTATGGATCACTAA
- a CDS encoding ExbD/TolR family protein: MSTNNANPQDEEAQAIDLTPMLDVVFIMLIFFIVTASFVKEAGIEVDRPEATTWDEKKSASILIAVGANNEIWVDKNKVDPRGIRQAVERLLAENPKGTVVIQADSAAHVELLVEVTNAAREAGVDNIAVSTDKK; this comes from the coding sequence ATGAGCACAAATAATGCAAATCCTCAGGATGAAGAAGCCCAGGCCATCGACTTGACGCCGATGCTGGACGTAGTCTTCATCATGTTGATCTTCTTTATTGTTACTGCCTCATTTGTGAAAGAAGCTGGTATCGAAGTTGATCGTCCCGAGGCTACCACCTGGGACGAGAAAAAGAGTGCCAGCATTCTGATTGCAGTGGGTGCTAACAATGAAATATGGGTCGACAAGAACAAAGTGGATCCTCGCGGAATTCGTCAGGCGGTTGAGCGTTTGCTGGCTGAGAACCCCAAAGGCACTGTTGTCATACAGGCCGATAGCGCAGCGCATGTTGAGCTGCTGGTCGAAGTGACCAATGCTGCACGCGAGGCTGGTGTTGACAATATAGCTGTCTCAACTGACAAGAAATAG
- a CDS encoding TonB family protein, with protein MNFARVGIAAALGVVVTLLLLFLMHSLVNTKFVPPDETTEIKIADIRMPKHEIETRMNEAKPEKPPEAELPPPDIPEPTFDAPSTTMSGLNMAAPTFQAEIAVNIGTGFSGDGEYLPIVKVAPEYPNNAASRGIEGFCVVEFTVTTTGTTRDVRAIDTDCITKDGRPTTVFNRASIRAAERFKYRPKVVDGEPIEVPGVRNRFVYELAK; from the coding sequence ATGAACTTCGCAAGAGTAGGTATAGCTGCAGCATTGGGAGTGGTAGTCACTCTCTTGCTTCTATTTTTAATGCACTCGTTGGTGAATACAAAGTTTGTTCCTCCGGATGAGACTACGGAAATCAAGATCGCTGATATTCGCATGCCGAAGCACGAGATTGAAACCCGTATGAACGAGGCCAAACCGGAAAAGCCACCGGAGGCTGAATTGCCTCCGCCGGATATTCCCGAGCCAACATTTGATGCGCCTTCAACGACGATGAGTGGCCTGAACATGGCTGCACCGACATTCCAGGCTGAAATCGCTGTCAATATTGGTACCGGGTTCTCTGGAGACGGGGAATACCTGCCGATCGTGAAAGTTGCTCCGGAATACCCCAACAACGCAGCATCGCGTGGTATTGAAGGTTTCTGTGTGGTTGAGTTTACGGTAACTACTACGGGTACAACACGCGATGTTCGCGCTATTGATACCGACTGTATTACCAAAGACGGTAGACCTACGACAGTGTTCAATCGCGCTTCTATTCGTGCGGCAGAACGTTTCAAATACCGCCCGAAAGTTGTTGATGGTGAGCCGATTGAAGTTCCTGGCGTTCGCAACCGCTTCGTTTACGAACTGGCGAAGTAA